The genomic segment CGAATTAATCAACGAGCCTGTTCTATCCGATGTTAACGGTGTTTGGGGCGGACATCCTTCCCAGTCCAATTTCGTTGCGTACTGGAACTCGCTCAAAAACTTCCAAAATGCAATGATCTCCACAATCCGCAGTAAAGGGGCAGATAACGTTGTCTGGGCGGCGGGGCTCGGCTGGGATCAATACTATCAATTGTGCGCAGCGTACCCGCTGACGGATCCACTGAACAATATCGGTTATTCGGTCCATTGGTATCCAGGCTATGGTGCCAATGACAATTATGCGCTGTTACAGCAGCAGTGGGATACCAATATTAAGCCTTGCGCTGATAATTATCCAATCAATATTACAGAAACAACCTGGTTTAAAACACAACCCGGAGACTCCTCCTATTGGGAGCTGTTTAACGGCTCAAACGAAGGATTTGGCAAAAACACTAAAGCGATCTTCACAGCGGCAGGCAATGTGAGCATTGCCGTCCATATGAACGGATTTTTGCTGAATTCCGGCACGAGAAGCTCGTTCGCAGACCCGACAGCCGGTTTGCTGTATGATGGCAATACCGCCCGCGATGGCATGGCCCGCTTTATTTTTGAATGGTATTATGAACGGGCGCAGTTAAATCCCTGGAATGGTGTCTGGAATGGAGTGACGAATGGTGCGACGTACAAGCTTGTGAACCGTGCATCGGGCAAAATACTTGAGGTGCCGGGCGGGCAAAACACGAATGCGCTGCAGCTTCAACAGTGGACGGACAATAACACGACGGCTCAGCGCTGGGTCGTTACGGATCAAGGAACCTACAACAACTATTACGAATTGCGGAGCGTGAGCTCATCCGATAATAAAGTCATGGATGTTCGTAACGGAACAAAAAATAACGAGGAAGCGATTCAGCTTATGCAGAATCTCTCTAATACAGCACAACAGTTTCGATTGATCAAGCTGAGTAACGGATACTGGAGCATTCTTAACGTGAACAGCAACAAAGCAGTCGAAGTATTGGGATCCTCCACGGCAGATGGAGCGAAGATCCAACAAAATTTATACCGCGGCGATCTGAATCAGCAATGGCAGTTGGTTCAGATTAATTAGCTGAGCCTATTAGACAAAAACGCTGTGAAATTGGAAGGGCAAATCCATTACGGACTATGCCCTTTCTTTTGCTTAGTATGAGCTAATAGCAGGTTAAAATAGTATCATTAAGTTCACTTGCCTGATCTTAAGCACCTAGTTGCCGTCGCTCACCGAAGGATAATCTGCTCCCGACTAGGCCCTACAGATACCGTCGTGATCGCGACTCCGATCTCCGACTCGATGAATTCGACATACCCCCTTGCCGCTTCCGGTAAATCTTCCATTTTAGTCACCTGCGAGATATCGGACTTCCAGCCCGGAAGCCGCTTATATACAGGTTTGGCCGAGGATAACTTCTGTGGGAAGAGGAATTCGTCCGCGACCTCCCCCTCCGTCTCATATCCTACGCATATCGGTATCTCATCCAGGTAACCTAGAACATCCAAGTTGGTAAGGGCGACGGAGGTTGCGCCTTGGATCCTGCAGCCATAACGCGTCGCGACCGCATCAAACCATCCGACCCTTCGCGGCCGGCCTGTCACCACTCCATATTCGCCGGCATCTCCCCCGCGGCTTCGAAGCTTCTCGGCCTCCTCCCCCTCCAGCTCTGCAACGAAAGGACCGGCGCCGACGCAGCTGGAGTAAGCCTTAGTAACCGCAACTATCTTCTCGATCGCATACGGCGGAAGCCCTGCACCGACCGACGCGTATCCGGCAAGCGTAGATGAGGAAGTGGTGAACGGATAAATGCCGTGATCCGGATCACGCAGAGCCCCAAGCTGTCCCTCAAGCAAAATTCCTTCTCCATTTCGATATGCCTTATGCAACAACGATGTGGTGTCGCACAGGTAAGGCGCTATGGCTTCCGCCTGCTCGCTTAGCTTGGATAACCAGTCCTCCACCTTAATGCAAGACTGTCCGTAAAGATGCTCAAGCACAATGTTCTTGCTCTCCAATAAATGCTCCAACCGTTCACGAAGATGATCTTCAGCGAACAACTCGGAAATTTGAATTCCGAGCTTCGCGTATTTATCGGCATAGAAAGGAGCAATGCCGCGTTTGGTCGAACCGAAGCTGCGTGTTCCCAATCGATTTTCTTCAAGCTCATCGAGCATCCGATGCACTGGCAATACAATTTGAGCCCGCTCCGAAATACGTAATTGAGGACTCGGAATCCCTCTTACCGTTAAGGATTCCAATTCTTGCAGCAGCACATCGATATCCACCGCTACTCCCGGGCCGATAACGTTTACGACATTCGGATAGAAAACCCCTGAAGGAAGCATCCGCAGCGCGAATTTGCCGAAAGGGTTGATAATCGTATGCCCCGCGTTGCTCCCGCCTTGGTACCTCACCACATAGGAAGAATCGGCCGCCATCACGTCTGTCATTTTTCCCTTGCCCTCGTCTCCCCAATTCGCACCTACAATTGCTGTTATCGTCATATCCTTGACCTCCGACCCTAATTTGCTTACAGAGCTAATGATAATGGAAGTAAAGTGTATTAGAATAATAGATATTAGTTATATTAGGTATAAAGAGAGGTAATGGATATGCAAGTGAATCTGGAATGGTACCGTGTCTTTTATTGGATTGCTAGAACAGGAAGCTTATCGCGGGCCGCGGATCAGCTTCATATCACTCAACCGGCCGTCAGCCATACCATTAAACAGCTGGAGAGCACCCTTGGTGGGCAGCTGTTTTTCCGCACTCCCAAGGGAGCTACCTTGACCAAGGAAGGAGAAGTGCTTTTTCACTACCTGGAGCAGGCTTTCAATTTCGTTGACATCGGAGAAAAGGCCATAGCAGAGATGAACAACTTAAACAGCGGAGAAATCGCGATTGGAGCAAGCGACACGTTGTGCAAACACTACTTATTGCCTCATCTGGAGCAGTTCCATGCCCAGCACCCCGGAGTACGGATTCGAGTCACGAATCGGACGACTCCGGAGACGCTAGCGCTGCTAAAGGAAGGCAAAATCGACTTTGGCATCGTCAGCCTGCCCGCATCCGACAAACAAGTTGAGTTCCGTAAGAGCACGCCGATTCAGGACAGTCTTGTCGGGGGGATCAAATTTCGGGATTTGGCGGCTGACGGCCCGCTTTCCATTGAAGCCCTCAAGCAATATCCTCTCCTAATTCTTGAGTCGGGGGGCAGTACAAGAAGGTACCTGGATGACTATGCCGCTTTACATGGAGTAAAGCTGGAGCCTGAATTCGAACTGGGAAGCGTGGATCTTCTCGTTCAATTCGCTCGCAGCGGATTCGGCCTTGCTTTTGTCGTTCGAAATTATGTCCAAGAGGAGCTGCAGTCCGGCAAGCTCTTTGAAATATCATTGGATCCGCCGTTGCCCGAACGGCAAATCGGTATTGCAACGCTGCGAGGAGTCCCTCTGTCTTCGGCGACCCGGTCTTTTCTGGCGTTATTGCCTTGAAAGCCGTTCCAATCATCTGGCCGGGCCCTTCTGGAAGTAAATGTAACCGTCCCAACACCGCATCGTTCCTTTGATCCAGAACATTACAATATTTCGATATACCCTTCAGTTCCATGCACGCGAATGCGTTGCCCATCTTTTATTAGTTTGGTAGCACTTTCTACCCCAACAACTGCTGGCAAGCCATATTCACGCGCGATAACGGATCCATGGGTCATTAGTCCGCCCACTTCGGTGACTAGTCCTTTAATGGATACAAACAAAGGTGTCCAGCCAGGGTCAGTAAAGGACGTGACTAATATATCTCCATCTTCTAGAACCGCATCTTCCATCCTTAAGATGACACGTGCTCGCCCCTCAATCACTCCAGAAGAAACAGGCAAGCCTACCAAAGCTTCGGCTGGGAGATTTTCTCGTTCGTATTTACCCGAAAGCATTTCACCATCAGACGTAATAACTCGTGGTGGAGTTAGTTTTTCATAAATGTTGTACTCGTCCTTTCGTTTGCTGATGATCTGGTAATCCAGTTTTTTGGTGCGTACGACATCGCTAAGTTCGTCAAAAAAGAGATAATATACATCTTCTTTCTCATGAATAACGCCCGCTTGAACGAGTTGCTCGGCTTCTTTCAGTAAGGCTTGCTTATATACGAAGTAGCGACTAATCATGCCGTATTTTGGATATTCACGATACCCGATGAAATTTTGGATTAGACTAATCACTCGTTTGGTCTCTTCGGCTTTGCGATTGCCATCCGGTAATGCTTTCAAGCGATCCAATAACTCTCGTTCTTTTTCTAAAGCTTCCTGTCGTCCTTGCTCAAATTTCCGTTTGCCCTCATTAGGCTCAAAGTTTTTAATGTTACCTAGAATCATCGGGATAAGTGTCATTGGTTTTTCACTCCAACGCGTTTTCGTCATATCGATTTCTCCAGCACAGCGCATTCCGTATTTATGGAGATAAGCAGAGATAGCGTCTAGGGTTTCCTGTCCGCCTTTAAACGTAACGAGCTCATCCAAAAAGTTATCGTTTTTTACATGCTGTAAAAAATCAATGACTTCTGGAAAAGGGCGAATCACATCGGCGACATCCAATAGCGCCAGACCCATTTCCGAAGTAATATTGTTTGGAACAGATTGCGAAAGCGTATCTGCCACGTTTTTTTCACCTAACCACTCTTTCATTCTTTCATTAATCCATGCAGAAGCATCCATGGCAGTCATAAACACAGCCGAACTTTGTGGATCAAATAAAAATTTCTTTAATTGCTGGATATCTTCTAGAATAAAATCAAATAAAGCTGACCCTGTTTTCGTTTGGATGTTTTGTTTTAACTCTTCTATCGATGTTTGATTACGCTTAATCAAATCAGAAACGATGGTCGGATCGTTTTCGATTTGTGCTTGAAAATCCGAAGACGCTATACCTTCATGGCTATTACTGGTACTAGGCATTTTTTCACCATCATCTGGTGACGTTTTTATAAAACCTTCTCGCGCAACGATGGTCAAAAGTGCGTCTTTGATGAGTGGCTCGGATTTACCCAGTGCATCTATGATCATCTTTCTTCTGTCAGGCGAAGCCAAAGCAGGTGTGATATCAACAAATAGTCTTCCACCAGCTTTACGCATAGGTGCACGTGTCGTTAACAAGTAAAAAGACAATCCCAATGGTTTTATAGGGTCGGTCATCATTTGTTGGTGGCCGACAGATACATAGACGCGATTTTCTTGATCGTCCGCTTCAGGGATCGGGTATAAAGTAGTGATTGGCCGGCTCTGAACAATATAAAAGGTATCATGAGCCAAGCACCATTCGATATCTTGCGGGCAGCCGAAATGTTCTTCAATCTTTCTTCCTATGCGTGCTAGCTGTAAAATTTGTTGTTCAGTAAGGGTTTGCGCCTTTTGCTGATCAGGATCGATCTGCTGAGTCTCTGTTCCGCCTTCTTTTAGTCCATAGATAGCCCATTTTTTGGCTGCAATCTTCATATCAACGATTTTCTCTTCCTGTACTTTATAACTATCGGGAGATACCAACCCAGATACCAAAGCTTCTCCAAGTCCAAAACTGGCATCGATGGTTAGCCGCTTTCGGTTAGAATTAATCGGATCAGCAGTAAATAAAATCCCTGAAGCCTGTGGGAAAACCATTCTTTGAACAATAACGGATAAATAAACTTGGCTGTGGTCAAATCCATTTTGCATACGGTAGATCACCGCGCGATCCGTAAAGAGGGAAGCCCAACATTTGCTAATATGCTGCAAGATTGCTTCTTTGCCGATGACATTTAAGTAGGTATCTTGTTGGCCAGCAAAAGAGGCATGTGGCAAATCTTCAGCCGTCGCACTAGAACGTACTGCATAAGCATGTTTAACCCCAAACTCGGAGAGATAATGAGTAACTGCTTTTACAACATCGGCAGGAATGTCTGCTTCCATAATGATCTGTCGAATCATTCGGCTGATTTCACCAATTTGATCTCGATCCTCTACTGTTAGCATCATTAGTCGATTGAGCAAAGCATGGTACGTTTCGTTTTGTTCGATGACTGTTTGATATCCCGCCGTTGTAACACAAAATCCTTCTGGTACTCGTATTCCTTCTATTTTGGATAATTCCCCTAAATTCAACCCTTTTCCACCAACGAGCAACAGCTGCGTTTTATCCATTTCCTGAAAACCGAGAACCAAAGAACGCATACAACATCTCTCCTAACCATTAAATTGAAAAAAAAATCATTTGACACGAGTTCATCAACATAGTACAATTAAATTATAAGATGCGTTATTTATGTCAATTTAAATCACGAGAGTCGTATTCAGATTGTATCATCGTGTCTGTTTATATGCAATATGAAAGAACCTGATTAGACTAATCAGGTTCTTTTTGTGATTTCTCGCTATGATTTGTTGTATCAAAAAAAGTGGACATTTCCGTTTTCTAAAACGGATGTCCACTCTTTTTGTACGCATTCTTTCATTTTATTCTTCTATGACTATTAATATATGATTATTGATTTACCAATGAATATCTACGCCGCCTTCAACACGGATATCTTGTCCTGTTATCCATCTGCTATCTTCTGAGGCTAAAAATAAAATAACGGGGATCACATCTTCTTCTGGTATTCCAACTCTGTTGAAGGGACTGGATTTCGCCACTTCCGTCATTATGACATCATAAAGTTCTTTCGGAGAGTCATTTATTACCGTATCCGTTATCGCTATAGGACTGACATTGTTCACTCGAATATTATATTTTCCCCATTCAATCGCAACAGTACGGGTTAAAGCCCCAACAGCGCCTTTAGCTGCAGTATAAGATGCATATCCATCTAGACCTTGAACGGCCCTGCTTATAAAATTGATAATCGATCCCCCATTTTCTTTCATTAAAGGGAAACAAAGCTGCATCATCGTCCATGTTGCATATAGTTGTGTTTTTAATGAATGATCTAAATCCTCAATCGTTTGCTCTAAAAAAGGCACCATATAGTTCGAAGAAGTGGCCCCATTAATTAATACATCTACATGGCCAAATTTCTCTTGAATGCTCTGCACAAATTCCTTCATTTGCTCTTGTTCTTTTAAGTTTGTTACTATTGCTAATACATCTGTGCCTTCTGCCTCACACAGCTTTGCCGTTTCCTTTAATTTCTCTTCTTGAATATCACAAATGGCTAGTTTTGCCCCTTCTTTGGCAAAGCGGATCGCATTTTGTTTTCCAAGTCCTGCAGCTGCTCCAGTAATCACAACAACTTTATCTTTAAATTTCACTTGCTACACCTCCGAATGTTATGAAAAACAGATCCTGTGTCCATATAAAAAATGACACCTTTACTGTAACAAACTTCGAAGCGGTAACATTACAAGCTTGATGCTTTTTTATATCAGATTTGTACGTGAACTTTTAGATGGTGCAAAGTGGTGCAAATAAGAAATAGACCATTCTTCGCCAAGGAGATGGTCTATTTCTTTTCTGAAATTAAGCGTTTATCTTTGGTTAATATGTGCTTCAGCCTCAATCATGTTTGAGATTTAGGCTTGAGACGGTACTGATGGGGTGTGATTCTCATTTCTCTCCGGAATATATCGGTAAAATGGCTTTGTGAGCTGAAGCCGAGCTTTTGTCCAATATCGTTCAATGTCAGCGAAGTATGTTCGAGAAGCTGCATAGCCGCGGAAATCCTCTCCTTACGGATGCGATCAGAAAGCGTTTCTCCCGTCTCTCGTTTATATGCATGGGAAAGATGGCTTCGGCTAAAGTGCAGCGCCTCCGCGATTTCGCTGACAGTCAGCGAATCGTACAGATGTTCTTTAATATAATGATGACACTTTCGAACTAACGGTGAATAGCGTTTATCCTCTTGGGCAAGCGCGACTTTGCCGGCATACTCAAGGAAAACTTGTTGATGCAAATCTAATAAAGCTTGCACGGATTTGACCTGTTGCGCCTTAAGAATATAATTGCGGTAAATACCTGAAGCCTCCATATCCGACATTCCTCCGTCTACGGCAGAACGCACAATTTGAGGCCATAAAAATTGAACAACCATATAAGTAAAAGATAATTGATTGCTAAAAATCAGCTTTGTATAGGTTTGAAATTCGGGTGTACTCAGCTCTCTCTCAATTTGTTTGCGACGACCGCCGCGAACGCAATCTAATAAAAACGATAGGATGGAATTTCCTTTCAGTCTCGCATATTCATCAGAAATATCGGTTTGAAAGTCCATTGCAAGCGCCTCCTCATCAAATCACTGTTTCTATTCTACCAGAGAGTTGAGGAGGTTTTCATCTCAGAGAGTGTGACCATTCAAAGAGTAAGCGATTTCTAAGCCTGCTTTTTCTCAGCAGCATCTCCGTTAAGCTGTCGGTGCAGCCCCAATCTGTTGAAGCAACCCCAGCATATCGGGTTGGCCAAATTCTTCGACGATTTGTCCACCGGAAAATCGGTAGAAATTCATTGCCTGCACTTGGATCGTCTTCGTTGTTGGTGGGAAACCGTAGAAAGTGCCCAGATGTGTACCTCGCATGATGAAGCGTACAGCCACCTTATCCCCTTCGGCAACCATCTCCTCCAACGTCCACTTTATATCAGGGAAGCCACTTCGCATCATTCCGATGATCGCGAGATAGCCAGCTGGCCCCCGCATCGGCTCGGCCTGTCCGGGGACAAAGAAGATAGCATCCGGTGCAATAAGCTCTACAGCTAGCTTCTCGCTAGCTGTATTAATAAACTCAGTAAATCTGTGCATCTGATGTTTGTTAGTTTCAAATAACATGGTGAAACTCCTTTCTAGACTTCTATTGTTTTTAAGGCTTAGGGAAAGCTTCATTTTTCGAAACATGTATCATCGCATGAGGGAAACTTTTCTTGAAGTACTTTTCGACTCTGACATGGATATCCCCGCGGTACCAATCGGTCAGCCCATGTGCTGCAAATAATTCAGGCATTCCTAGCCGCTTTGAACGCTTTCCCATCGAACCGTCCCCTATATTCAGCGTATCAATCCATATACGATCCACTATGCCGTTCAGCAATTTAGGAAACTCAGGGGTAAACGGCAATACCGGTGAAATGGAGGCCTGCGCAGCTATTCCGGATTCATATATTTCTCTTATAGCTCTTAGGCGCAATTTGATCCCAGGCGCATACGGCGAAAAAATTTGCTTAATATCCTCTCGATCTGTTTCAATCGTCATGGATACCAGGACATCACAAGTCTCCTTTAATTTAAGTATCAAATCAAGATCCCTTGTAATGAGTGGGCTTCGTGTCTGGATTTGAAGCAGATCAGGCGGCGTTTCGAGCATCGCTTCCAAAATCCGTCGTGTAATAGCTGTCTTTCGTTCAATCGGTTGATAAGGATCAGTTGCCGAGGACATAAAGATCTTAATCGGTTTGTTTTTTTGACGCAGCTTGATGACTTCATTCCGGTAATTTTCAGCCGCATTTGTTTTGATCTCCACCCATTCTCCCCAAGGCGTCTCTTTAAACTTTTGAATCGGCATTTCTCTTACGTAACAATATCTGCATGAGAATGCGCAGCCGCTATACGGGTTTAAGGAATGGGTATATCCCGTATCTAAATAACCTGTGGCTTCACTTAAAATTTTCTTGGAAGTTATATCTTTCAATTCAATTGGCAATTAAATTCACATCCCTCTCTGTAAGATCAGGATTGAAACGCATGGAGGTATTCCGTGTAATCGTCGTCGCTGAACACATTAAAGATGATTTTCTCAAAATGGTGGGCATGCGTATTCAACCACTCATTGACGGTTTGGACAGCTATTCTGGACGCTTCTGGCTTAGGAAACCCAAACACCCCTGTCGAGATTGAGCAAAAAGCGACCGTTTTTATATCCTCTATTTCATTGGCCAGCTCCAGACAAGCTCGGTAACAAGCGGCTAACTCTGCCTTTTGCTGCTCTATCAATTCCGTTCCTTTGAATACTATCGGACCTACGGTGTGCAAAACAAACCTTGCGGGCAAATTATAACCTCTTGTGATTTTTGCTCCACCTGTAGCTTCTGGCTCGCCTTGATAAGCCATAATGATTTTGCAATCTTCCCTTAACTGCGGGCCTGCCGCACTGTGAATAGCATTATCAATACAAGCATGATATGGTTGAAAACAGCCCAACATATATTGATTCGCTGCATTGACGATTGCATCTGCACCAAGCCGTGTAATGTCGCCCTGCCATAAGCTGAATTTATCAGCTTGGCTAAAGCTGCACCGGGGTACCAAAGTTGAAACGCAATCTAAATGATCCACATCAACAGTCCCTTTTTCTTTTAATTCGGTTTGCAAAAGAGCGTCTAGCTTGCTTAAAAAGTCCGCTGCTAATGGTGCCGGTTCCCTGACCGTGAGAAGCCTCTTTAGTAAATTGCGTTTTTCCATATAATTAGAGGGAAGCTCCGTTTTCCGCACCTGCTGTTGTTCTTCCAGCAGCGTTTCTAATAAATCGTTTACCATTTCCTCTTTACGACAGAAATCATTTTGCGCTGGTATATAACGGTCGTTCAATTGGATGAGAGAAGCATACTCCATTAATGTTAGTTGCACCCTTTTACATCTCCCTCAACATGAATTTTATTTCATAACCGCTAATACAATCTCTTGCATATCTTCGGTAAATGTGATTGTTTTAGCATTTATTTCCTGCATGCCCTCTGGATGGTCTTTGTTCAGCCGAATTAAAATAGCCCTCTCATTATGATAAGTCATTGTTTCAAAAGGATAACGAATGATGCCCGGCGTATTAAAACCAACTCCCAATTCCAAAAAAACAATCTTCTTTTCTTCAGCATTCAATAAAAAATTTTTGTATGACGTATCCCGATCATGCCACTTGTCATCCTGCACAAAATACCGGTTCATTCTTAAATTAGGATCCATCTTTCCGCCGCAGACCGGACATTTAGGTACGAGCTCAGCTGGTATTTGACAATTAACGGTCTGCTGAATCATATCCTTAACGATTTGTTCATTATAATAAAGTTTGTTGTGGCAGCCTTTAGCACACTGTAGATAGCTGTAATTGCCTTGTATCTCAAATATGCGATCTGGCGGAAAGCCTCCCTTTTCAAACTGGCTTTCGACATTGGTCGTGATGACAAAATACGGCTTGTCTTGAACCAATCGAAATAAATCCTGGTAAAGCTTGGTCGCACCCGCTTCATAGCGGCTTAAACTGATATGCTTGGCCCAGTAAGCCCATTTCTCTTCCTCTGTTGCAAACGGATAAAAGCTGGACGTGTAAAGGTCAGTGAAGCCATACTTTTCAATAAAGGGGCCAAAATGGTCGGTAAAAGGTTTCCCGCTATATGCAATACCCGCAGCTGCCGATAAACCTGCCCCTCCGCCTAATAAAATGGTATCCGCTTCCTCCAACGCCGCTTTTGCTTTGTCCAAACGCGCACGATAACTGTCCATCATTTCGATCACTCCTCGGTTCTTACCAGAAATGAATTGCTCTTTAGAAAAACGGTTCAAAACGTTCCATCTCCCACTCATTCCCTAATATTCCTGACATGCATAGGATGCCATACTCTGACACGAGCGACAGCGAATGTTTCAATGTTGCCGTTCCTACTAGCTCCAAAATTTTATTTGCACCTTGCGGCGCAATAGCAAACAGCTTTTCGGTTAATGATTCATCATCAAGCAGTACATAATCTGCGCCAAATTGCTTTAAAAAATCTGCTTTGTTTTTATCTCGGGTAGTCGATATACCAGTTGCGCCAGCGGACTTGGCAAGCTGCATGGCTGCCATACCTACAGAACTGGTTCCTCCACGAATCAGCAATGTTTCACCCACGCTCAACCTTAGACATTCAAATAGCGAAGCATAAATAGTCCTTAGAATGATTGAAAAAATAATCGGATAGTTGCATCCATAAATTGACGCCCAATGTGACTCGCCCTTTATCCTCGAAAAGTCATCGTATAATAGCTGCGACGTTTTACGGGGATGCTAAGCGCCCATATTTAACACAAAAGTGCGCTTAAACCATTCATTCAAGCATTTAGTTTTATATAAAACTAAATCGCCAAAAAAATTAGAACTCGATTTTGCGA from the Paenibacillus sp. BIHB 4019 genome contains:
- a CDS encoding RICIN domain-containing protein, with the protein product MSKKTFSLGVKIMLLLALVMSPMLLNGKPVEAWVGMPMSKLHVSGNQLVNTNGQPVLLSGWHQPSGAYWTYQNSNYYLNQNGGNRHAAILAYLKDITDTFTSTSAKYGNNHGWYMNQVRLFIDREDMGDVAAGTYNFAGLQAVTQNVIIPYINYAKTKGLYVTLGLDFTLNNNQATTPDNLAKFNQIWGYLADQPGIKSADNVMFELINEPVLSDVNGVWGGHPSQSNFVAYWNSLKNFQNAMISTIRSKGADNVVWAAGLGWDQYYQLCAAYPLTDPLNNIGYSVHWYPGYGANDNYALLQQQWDTNIKPCADNYPINITETTWFKTQPGDSSYWELFNGSNEGFGKNTKAIFTAAGNVSIAVHMNGFLLNSGTRSSFADPTAGLLYDGNTARDGMARFIFEWYYERAQLNPWNGVWNGVTNGATYKLVNRASGKILEVPGGQNTNALQLQQWTDNNTTAQRWVVTDQGTYNNYYELRSVSSSDNKVMDVRNGTKNNEEAIQLMQNLSNTAQQFRLIKLSNGYWSILNVNSNKAVEVLGSSTADGAKIQQNLYRGDLNQQWQLVQIN
- a CDS encoding adenylosuccinate synthase gives rise to the protein MTITAIVGANWGDEGKGKMTDVMAADSSYVVRYQGGSNAGHTIINPFGKFALRMLPSGVFYPNVVNVIGPGVAVDIDVLLQELESLTVRGIPSPQLRISERAQIVLPVHRMLDELEENRLGTRSFGSTKRGIAPFYADKYAKLGIQISELFAEDHLRERLEHLLESKNIVLEHLYGQSCIKVEDWLSKLSEQAEAIAPYLCDTTSLLHKAYRNGEGILLEGQLGALRDPDHGIYPFTTSSSTLAGYASVGAGLPPYAIEKIVAVTKAYSSCVGAGPFVAELEGEEAEKLRSRGGDAGEYGVVTGRPRRVGWFDAVATRYGCRIQGATSVALTNLDVLGYLDEIPICVGYETEGEVADEFLFPQKLSSAKPVYKRLPGWKSDISQVTKMEDLPEAARGYVEFIESEIGVAITTVSVGPSREQIILR
- a CDS encoding LysR family transcriptional regulator → MQVNLEWYRVFYWIARTGSLSRAADQLHITQPAVSHTIKQLESTLGGQLFFRTPKGATLTKEGEVLFHYLEQAFNFVDIGEKAIAEMNNLNSGEIAIGASDTLCKHYLLPHLEQFHAQHPGVRIRVTNRTTPETLALLKEGKIDFGIVSLPASDKQVEFRKSTPIQDSLVGGIKFRDLAADGPLSIEALKQYPLLILESGGSTRRYLDDYAALHGVKLEPEFELGSVDLLVQFARSGFGLAFVVRNYVQEELQSGKLFEISLDPPLPERQIGIATLRGVPLSSATRSFLALLP
- the ppsA gene encoding phosphoenolpyruvate synthase: MRSLVLGFQEMDKTQLLLVGGKGLNLGELSKIEGIRVPEGFCVTTAGYQTVIEQNETYHALLNRLMMLTVEDRDQIGEISRMIRQIIMEADIPADVVKAVTHYLSEFGVKHAYAVRSSATAEDLPHASFAGQQDTYLNVIGKEAILQHISKCWASLFTDRAVIYRMQNGFDHSQVYLSVIVQRMVFPQASGILFTADPINSNRKRLTIDASFGLGEALVSGLVSPDSYKVQEEKIVDMKIAAKKWAIYGLKEGGTETQQIDPDQQKAQTLTEQQILQLARIGRKIEEHFGCPQDIEWCLAHDTFYIVQSRPITTLYPIPEADDQENRVYVSVGHQQMMTDPIKPLGLSFYLLTTRAPMRKAGGRLFVDITPALASPDRRKMIIDALGKSEPLIKDALLTIVAREGFIKTSPDDGEKMPSTSNSHEGIASSDFQAQIENDPTIVSDLIKRNQTSIEELKQNIQTKTGSALFDFILEDIQQLKKFLFDPQSSAVFMTAMDASAWINERMKEWLGEKNVADTLSQSVPNNITSEMGLALLDVADVIRPFPEVIDFLQHVKNDNFLDELVTFKGGQETLDAISAYLHKYGMRCAGEIDMTKTRWSEKPMTLIPMILGNIKNFEPNEGKRKFEQGRQEALEKERELLDRLKALPDGNRKAEETKRVISLIQNFIGYREYPKYGMISRYFVYKQALLKEAEQLVQAGVIHEKEDVYYLFFDELSDVVRTKKLDYQIISKRKDEYNIYEKLTPPRVITSDGEMLSGKYERENLPAEALVGLPVSSGVIEGRARVILRMEDAVLEDGDILVTSFTDPGWTPLFVSIKGLVTEVGGLMTHGSVIAREYGLPAVVGVESATKLIKDGQRIRVHGTEGYIEIL
- a CDS encoding SDR family oxidoreductase; protein product: MKFKDKVVVITGAAAGLGKQNAIRFAKEGAKLAICDIQEEKLKETAKLCEAEGTDVLAIVTNLKEQEQMKEFVQSIQEKFGHVDVLINGATSSNYMVPFLEQTIEDLDHSLKTQLYATWTMMQLCFPLMKENGGSIINFISRAVQGLDGYASYTAAKGAVGALTRTVAIEWGKYNIRVNNVSPIAITDTVINDSPKELYDVIMTEVAKSSPFNRVGIPEEDVIPVILFLASEDSRWITGQDIRVEGGVDIHW
- a CDS encoding AraC family transcriptional regulator, giving the protein MDFQTDISDEYARLKGNSILSFLLDCVRGGRRKQIERELSTPEFQTYTKLIFSNQLSFTYMVVQFLWPQIVRSAVDGGMSDMEASGIYRNYILKAQQVKSVQALLDLHQQVFLEYAGKVALAQEDKRYSPLVRKCHHYIKEHLYDSLTVSEIAEALHFSRSHLSHAYKRETGETLSDRIRKERISAAMQLLEHTSLTLNDIGQKLGFSSQSHFTDIFRREMRITPHQYRLKPKSQT
- a CDS encoding ester cyclase, yielding MLFETNKHQMHRFTEFINTASEKLAVELIAPDAIFFVPGQAEPMRGPAGYLAIIGMMRSGFPDIKWTLEEMVAEGDKVAVRFIMRGTHLGTFYGFPPTTKTIQVQAMNFYRFSGGQIVEEFGQPDMLGLLQQIGAAPTA
- a CDS encoding radical SAM protein, translating into MPIELKDITSKKILSEATGYLDTGYTHSLNPYSGCAFSCRYCYVREMPIQKFKETPWGEWVEIKTNAAENYRNEVIKLRQKNKPIKIFMSSATDPYQPIERKTAITRRILEAMLETPPDLLQIQTRSPLITRDLDLILKLKETCDVLVSMTIETDREDIKQIFSPYAPGIKLRLRAIREIYESGIAAQASISPVLPFTPEFPKLLNGIVDRIWIDTLNIGDGSMGKRSKRLGMPELFAAHGLTDWYRGDIHVRVEKYFKKSFPHAMIHVSKNEAFPKP
- a CDS encoding protein-ADP-ribose hydrolase, with the translated sequence MQLTLMEYASLIQLNDRYIPAQNDFCRKEEMVNDLLETLLEEQQQVRKTELPSNYMEKRNLLKRLLTVREPAPLAADFLSKLDALLQTELKEKGTVDVDHLDCVSTLVPRCSFSQADKFSLWQGDITRLGADAIVNAANQYMLGCFQPYHACIDNAIHSAAGPQLREDCKIIMAYQGEPEATGGAKITRGYNLPARFVLHTVGPIVFKGTELIEQQKAELAACYRACLELANEIEDIKTVAFCSISTGVFGFPKPEASRIAVQTVNEWLNTHAHHFEKIIFNVFSDDDYTEYLHAFQS